Below is a genomic region from Nocardioides panacis.
TCCATGGAGTCCGCGCGCCGCCAGCGCGCGGCCAGGAAGCCCATCACGGTGACCAGCAGGAAGAAGAACAGGAAGATGCCCAGCTCGACGCCGTTGACGTCCTTCATCGGTCGTCCTCCGGGGACTCGGGCTCGGCGGGGAGGCCGAAGGTCGGTCGGTCCTTGGCGGTCGCGGACAGCGACAGCCGGAACGCCACGAAGGTGAGCACGGAGACCACCGGGATCATCGCGAACTGGAACCAGTAGAAGAACGGGAAGCCCCACAGCGTGGGCGTCTCGCGGTCGTAGAGGCCGACGAGCAGCGGGACGACGATGCCGATGCCGAGCAGCACGGCGACCACCGCCCAGGTGCCGGTGGCGCGACGTCGCGGGGGAGACCCGGACCCGTCGGACGCGGGGTTACGTTGCGACATGTGCGTTCCACCTCCGAGTGAGCAGACAACCGCAGCGACCGTAGCCACATCCAGGGCAGATGGCTACTGCAGGTAGGTGGGGTTCGCCGCGCGGAGGTGCCCGATCAGCACCAGCAGGAGGTCGGCCCGGCAGGCCGGGGACCGCGGGGCGAGCGCCAGCTGCAGGTGCAGGGCGCGCAGGTAGGACTGCACGTTGCCGGTCACCAGGAAAGGGTCGTCGACCCCCTCGGGGGTCGGCGTGGACAGGTCCGCGAGGCGGGCCACCCACGGCTCCAGCACCTCCATGCCCACCAGGTCGCGGCGCAGGATGCACAGCGTCGCGGCGGCGAACCGGTCGTCCTCGCCGTGCACCAGCCGGGACCGGGTCGGCTCGAGCAGCCGGTCCGCGATCACGTCGAGCAGCACGGTGAGCTCCAGGCGGCCCATCACCGGGGCCTCGGCGAGCGCGCCGAGCGCGTCGGCGCCGTGCGCCAGGGCGTGCGCCCAGCCCTTGCCCAGCACGAACCCGCGCAGGTCCCGCTCGCGCACCAGCCAGCCCGCGAGGCGGTCGCCCCAGCGGAGCAGCGTGTCGTCCGGCAGGCCCGCCCCGGTGCCCGCCAGGGTGCCGGCCCGCTCGAGCACGACGGCGAGCACGAGCGCCGAGAAGCTGCGGCGGAACACGGTGTCGGTGCCGTCCTCGCCGAGGCCCACCGCGAGGCCGGCGGTCATGCCGTCGCCGAGGCCCTCCAGCAGGTCGTCGTACACGCCCTCGGAGACCCAGGCGGCCAGGGTGGGGAAGGCGACCATGTCCCGCTGGTAGGGGTCCGCGGAGCCGAGCATCGTGGTCAGCTCGACGGTCAGGTCGGCGAGCGGGAGGTCGGTCGGGAGCCGGTGGCCCTCGGCCACCACCCGGTCCCAGAACGCCGCTTCCATGGGGGCATCCTCTCACTGCCGTCCACGCCCGGCAGGAGCGGGCCGACCGGGTGCCCGGCCCTCCTATGCTGACCTGCGTGCCGTCGCTGACCGAGCTCGTCCGGGCCCACACCGACCTCGACGCCGAGGACGTGGCGTGGCTCCAGCTGCTCCTCGCCGACTGGCAGATCATCGCCGACCTCTCGTTCGCGGACCTGGTGCTCTGGCTGCCCGACCGGGAGGGCTCCGGCTACTGGGCGGCGGCCCAGATGCGTCCGACGACCGGCCCCACGGCGTACGTCGACGACCTGGTCGGAGCGTTCGTGCCGAAGGGCCGCCGGCCGCTGATCGACTCGGCCCACGAGCACGAGCGGGTGGCCCGCGAGGGCGACCCGGAGTGGCGCGACGACATCCCGGTGCGGGTGGAGGCGATCCCGGTCCGCCGGGGGAGCAGGATCCTGGGGGTCATCGCCCGCAACACCAACCTGCTCGGGGTGCGCACGCCCAGCCGGCTGGAGCTGGCCTACCTGCAGACCGCCACCGACCTCGCCCAGATGATCGCGGGCGGGCACTTCCCGTTCCCCGGGCAGCGCTCGGACCACGCGGACTCGCCCCGGGTGGGGGACGGCTTCGTGCGGATCGACGCGGCCGGCCGGGTCACCTACGCCAGCCCCAACGCGCTGTCGGTCTACCGCCGGCTCGGGCTCTCGGCGGACCTGACCGGCCTCGACCTCGCCGAGACCACCCGCTCGCTGGTGCCGCCCGGTCGCCGTCCCGACGAGGAGACGCTGAGCGCGGTGCTCGGCGGCACGGCCCCCCGCGACACGGAGACCGGCACCGAGGACACCACCCTGATCCTCCGGGCGATCCCGCTGCGGCCGACCGGCGAGCACCTGGGTGCGCTGGTGCTGCTGCGAGACGTCACCGACCTGCGCCGCCGCGACCGGGAGCTGGTCACCAAGGACGCCACGATCCGCGAGATCCACCACCGGGTGAAGAACAACCTGCAGACCGTCGCGGCGCTGCTGCGGCTCCAGGCCCGTCGGATCGAGTCGCCGGAGGGCCGCGAGGCCCTCGAGGAGGCGGTCCGCCGGGTCGGCTCGATCGCGATCGTGCACGAGACGCTGAGCCAGGCCTTCGACGAGTACGTCGACTTCGACGACGTCGCGGACCGGCTGCGGGTGATGGTCACCGAGGTCAGCTCGCGCGGGGCGACGGTGTCCTCACGGCGCGAGGGCCGGTTCGGGACGCTGACCGCGGAGGTGGCCACCCCGCTGGCCATGGTGCTCACCGAGGTGCTCCAGAACGCCGTCGAGCACGGTTTCGGGGAGGGCGCGGGCGCCATCACGGTCACCGCCCGGCGTCGCCCGGGCCGGTTGCAGGTGACCGTGGTCGACGACGGGCGGGGACTGCCGGCCGGGTTCGACCTCGCGGGGTCGACGAGCCTCGGGCTGTCGATCGTCCGGACCCTCGTCGAGTCCGAGCTCGACGGGGTCCTCGAGATGGGGCCGGGGCCGCAGGGCGGCACCCGGGTGATGATCGACGTCCCGATCGAGCGGGACGTCGATCGGTCGGTCTAGGCGGTGCGGACCTTGGCACGGGCGTTGCGACGCTTGAGCGCGCGGCGCTCGTCCTCGCTCATCCCGCCCCAGACACCGTGGTCCTGCCCGGCCTCGAGGGCCCATGCGAGGCACTGTTCGCGCACGTCGCAACGACGGCACACCTGCTTGGCTTCCTCGATCTGTAGGATGGCCGGACCGGTGTTGCCGATCGGGAAGAACAGCTCCGGGTCCTCTTCGAGGCACGCAGAGCGGTGGCGCCAATCCATGGCGGACGACTCCTTCAGTCGAGGGGTGGCGGCGGTGGCCGACCATTGGTCGTTCGGTATGGGCGTTCCCCCGTTGTGAACGCTTTCACGAGCAGCTCCTGCCTCCGCCCGGTGGGGCAGGAGGTGGGAGATCACCATCGTGACAGGTCCATACGCCTGATGACCGATGACAAGCCTCGCAAGAGTTCGGTGCTCGTTCAACCCTTCGTGATCGTCACGTTGGTCACAGCCGATGACAGTAACGGACCTGATACCCGTTTCCCAGTCTCATCTAGGCCGCGCGGCGGGTTTTTCCCGTAGCCGTGTGAACCGGGCAGCGACGGGTAACGGCTTGGCCGGGCGGCGGGCGCGGGGCGCGGGGCGCGGGGCGCGGGGCGGTGCGTAGCATGCTCGACCGTGACCACCCCCGCCCAGCCGCCGCTGCCGAGCCCCGACCGGCGCCGCGTGCCGCCCCCGCTCGTCGTCGCGTGCTCCCTCGTCGGGCTCGAGGCGGTCTCGCTGGTGATCTTCGGCGTCGTCGAGCTGCGCTCGCTGGAGACCAGCAAGCTCACCATGGGACTGACCACCTCGCTGTTCTTCGCGCTGTACGGCGTCGGGCTGGCGGTGTTCGCCTGGCTGCTCTACCGGCTGCAGTCCTGGACCCGGGCGCCGGTCGTGCTCGCCCAGCTGATCCAGCTCGGCGTGGCCTGGAGCTTCCGGACCGGGGCGACCGCGGTCATCTCGGTGGTGCTCACCGTGGTCGCGGTCGTCGTGCTCGTCGGGGTGTTCCACCCGGCCTCGCTGCGTGCGGTCGAGGAGGCCGACCGGCCCTAGGGTCCCGGCGCGTCAGTCGCCGGGGAGCGACTCGGCCTCGAGCGAGTCGCGCAGCCGGGCGAGGGTGCGGGCCAGCAGCCGCGAGACGTGCATCTGGGAGATGCCGATCTCCGCGGCGATCTGCGACTGGGTCATCCCGCGGAAGAACCGCAGGGTCAAGATGTGCTTCTCGCGGGGGTCCAGCGCCTCGAGGAGCGGCTTGATGGTCTCGCGGTTCTCGACGTGCTCCAGGGCCTCGTCGTCGCCGCCGATCACGTCGATCATCGACAGCGCGCTGTCGTCGCCGGAGTCCGGCGCGTCCAGTGAGAGCGTGGAGTAGGCGTTCGAGGACTCGAGGCCCTCGAGGATCTCCTCGTCCGACACGCCGATGCGCACCGCCAGCTCGGAGATGGTGGGGGAGCGGCCGTGCTGCTGGGTGAGGTCGGCGGTCGCGGTGGTGATCGACAGCCGCAGCTCCTGGAGCCGGCGGGGCACCCGGATCGCCCAGCCGCGGTCCCGGAAGTGCCGCTTGATCTCGCCCACGATCGTGGGCGTGGCGTACGTCGAGAACTCCACGCCGCGCTCGGTGTCGAACCGGTCGATCGCCTTGATCAGGCCGATGGTGCCCACCTGCAGCAGGTCGTCGAACGGCTCGCCGCGGTTCAGGAAGCGGCGGGCGAAGTGCTCGACCAGCGGCAGGTGCAGGTGCACCAGCTGGTCGCGGTAGTGGCTCCGCTCCGCCTCGCTGGCACCGTCCTCGCGCAGGCGTGCGAACAGCTCGGCGCTCCTGGCCCGCATCTGGGTCAGGTCTCCGTGGTGCTGTCGAGAGCCCCCGATCACGCCCCTACTCCGCGTCGGTGGTTCCGCGCGCGAGCGTCACGGTGAGCCGGTCCCCGTCGACGTCCGCCGTGACCTCGTTGGTGAGCGCGGCGAGCACGGTCCAGGCGAAGCCGTCCCGGTTGGGCGGGCGCGGGGAGTCGCACAGCGCGGTCACGGCCACCGTGAGCCGGGTGGGCTCGAGGTCGAACGTGCAGGTCAGGTCCGAGTGCTCGCGGGCCTGCGGGAGGACCATCGCGCACGCCTCGTCCACGGCGATCCGCAGGTCCTCGATGTCGTCGAGGGTGAAGTCGAGACGGGCCGCGAGGCCGGCGGTGGCGGTGCGGAGCACGGCCAGGTAGGCGCTGTCGGCCGGGATGCGCAGCTCCACGTCCGGGTGTTTCTGTCCCACGGAGTCGTTAACCCTTCGTCGCTCTAGCGCGAAGGAAGGCCGGACGCGCCTGCGCCCGACCCTCCTTCTGCGTCGTTCGTTGCTGTCCTTCGGCGGAGACAGGGTGAAGTCTGTCAGGACTTCTTGGTCTCCCAGAAGATTTCGGCAATCTCGTCGATCTTGGCCAGCAGGTCGTCGGCCACCTTGGCGTCGAGCGAGCCCTTCGCGCCGGTCGCGCCGGCGAGCTTGGTGGCCTCGTTCACGAGCTGGTGCAGCTGGGGGTACTTCTCGAAGTGCGGGGGCTTGAAGTAGTCGGTCCACAGCACCCAGAGGTGGTGCTTGACCAGCTCGGCCCGCTGCTCCTTGATCAAGATGGCGCGGGTGCGGAAGTCGGGGTCGTCGTTTTCGTCGACCTTGGCGATGATGCCCTTGATCGACTCGGCCTCGATGCGTGCCTGTGCCG
It encodes:
- a CDS encoding DUF3311 domain-containing protein, encoding MSQRNPASDGSGSPPRRRATGTWAVVAVLLGIGIVVPLLVGLYDRETPTLWGFPFFYWFQFAMIPVVSVLTFVAFRLSLSATAKDRPTFGLPAEPESPEDDR
- a CDS encoding DUF2785 domain-containing protein, with the protein product MEAAFWDRVVAEGHRLPTDLPLADLTVELTTMLGSADPYQRDMVAFPTLAAWVSEGVYDDLLEGLGDGMTAGLAVGLGEDGTDTVFRRSFSALVLAVVLERAGTLAGTGAGLPDDTLLRWGDRLAGWLVRERDLRGFVLGKGWAHALAHGADALGALAEAPVMGRLELTVLLDVIADRLLEPTRSRLVHGEDDRFAAATLCILRRDLVGMEVLEPWVARLADLSTPTPEGVDDPFLVTGNVQSYLRALHLQLALAPRSPACRADLLLVLIGHLRAANPTYLQ
- a CDS encoding sensor histidine kinase, with the protein product MPSLTELVRAHTDLDAEDVAWLQLLLADWQIIADLSFADLVLWLPDREGSGYWAAAQMRPTTGPTAYVDDLVGAFVPKGRRPLIDSAHEHERVAREGDPEWRDDIPVRVEAIPVRRGSRILGVIARNTNLLGVRTPSRLELAYLQTATDLAQMIAGGHFPFPGQRSDHADSPRVGDGFVRIDAAGRVTYASPNALSVYRRLGLSADLTGLDLAETTRSLVPPGRRPDEETLSAVLGGTAPRDTETGTEDTTLILRAIPLRPTGEHLGALVLLRDVTDLRRRDRELVTKDATIREIHHRVKNNLQTVAALLRLQARRIESPEGREALEEAVRRVGSIAIVHETLSQAFDEYVDFDDVADRLRVMVTEVSSRGATVSSRREGRFGTLTAEVATPLAMVLTEVLQNAVEHGFGEGAGAITVTARRRPGRLQVTVVDDGRGLPAGFDLAGSTSLGLSIVRTLVESELDGVLEMGPGPQGGTRVMIDVPIERDVDRSV
- a CDS encoding WhiB family transcriptional regulator, with protein sequence MDWRHRSACLEEDPELFFPIGNTGPAILQIEEAKQVCRRCDVREQCLAWALEAGQDHGVWGGMSEDERRALKRRNARAKVRTA
- a CDS encoding RNA polymerase sigma factor SigF produces the protein MRARSAELFARLREDGASEAERSHYRDQLVHLHLPLVEHFARRFLNRGEPFDDLLQVGTIGLIKAIDRFDTERGVEFSTYATPTIVGEIKRHFRDRGWAIRVPRRLQELRLSITTATADLTQQHGRSPTISELAVRIGVSDEEILEGLESSNAYSTLSLDAPDSGDDSALSMIDVIGGDDEALEHVENRETIKPLLEALDPREKHILTLRFFRGMTQSQIAAEIGISQMHVSRLLARTLARLRDSLEAESLPGD
- a CDS encoding ATP-binding protein produces the protein MGQKHPDVELRIPADSAYLAVLRTATAGLAARLDFTLDDIEDLRIAVDEACAMVLPQAREHSDLTCTFDLEPTRLTVAVTALCDSPRPPNRDGFAWTVLAALTNEVTADVDGDRLTVTLARGTTDAE
- the sodN gene encoding superoxide dismutase, Ni, with amino-acid sequence MFARIFAQTLEVQAHCDLPCGVYDPAQARIEAESIKGIIAKVDENDDPDFRTRAILIKEQRAELVKHHLWVLWTDYFKPPHFEKYPQLHQLVNEATKLAGATGAKGSLDAKVADDLLAKIDEIAEIFWETKKS